From Pan troglodytes isolate AG18354 chromosome 11, NHGRI_mPanTro3-v2.0_pri, whole genome shotgun sequence, the proteins below share one genomic window:
- the LHX3 gene encoding LIM/homeobox protein Lhx3 isoform X3, which yields MLLETGLERDRARPGAAAVCTLGGTREIPLCAGCDQHILDRFILKALDRHWHSKCLKCSDCHTPLAERCFSRGESVYCKDDFFRRFGTKCAACQLGIPPTQVVRRAQDFVYHLHCFACVVCKRQLATGDEFYLMEDSRLVCKADYETAKQREAEATAKRPRTTITAKQLETLKSAYNTSPKPARHVREQLSSETGLDMRVVQVWFQNRRAKEKRLKKDAGRQRWGQYFRNMKRSRGGSKSDKDSVQEGQDSDAEVSFPDEPSLAEMGPANGLYGSLGEPTQALGRPSGALGNFSLEHGGLAGPEQYRELRPGSPYGVPPSPAAPQSLPGPQPLLSSLVYPDTSLGLVPSGAPGGPPPMRVLAGNGPSSDLSTGSSGGYPDFPASPASWLDEVDHAQF from the exons ATGCTGCTGGAAACGGGGCTCGAGCGCGACCGAGCGAGGCCCGGGGCCGCCGCCGTCTGCACCTTGGGCGGGACTCGGG AGATCCCGCTGTGCGCCGGCTGTGACCAGCACATCCTGGACCGCTTCATCCTCAAGGCTCTGGACCGCCACTGGCACAGCAAGTGTCTCAAGTGCAGCGACTGCCACACGCCACTGGCCGAGCGCTGCTTCAGCCGAGGGGAGAGCGTTTACTGCAAGGACGACTTTTTCAG GCGCTTCGGGACCAAGTGCGCCGCGTGCCAGCTGGGCATCCCGCCCACGCAGGTGGTGCGCCGCGCCCAGGACTTCGTGTACCACCTGCACTGCTTTGCCTGCGTCGTGTGCAAGCGGCAGCTGGCCACGGGCGACGAGTTCTACCTCATGGAGGACAGCCGGCTCGTGTGCAAGGCGGACTACGAAACCGCCAAGCAGCGAG AGGCCGAGGCCACGGCCAAGCGGCCGCGCACGACCATCACCGCCAAGCAGCTGGAGACGCTGAAGAGCGCTTACAACACCTCGCCCAAGCCGGCGCGCCACGTGCGCGAGCAGCTCTCGTCCGAGACGGGCCTGGACATGCGCGTGGTGCAG gtTTGGTTCCAGAACCGCCGGGCCAAGGAGAAGAGGCTGAAGAAGGACGCCGGCCGGCAGCGCTGGGGGCAGTATTTCCGCAACATGAAGCGCTCCCGCGGCGGCTCCAAGTCGGACAAGGACAGCGTTCAGGAGGGGCAGGACAGCGACGCTGAGGTCTCCTTCCCTG ATGAGCCTTCCTTGGCGGAAATGGGCCCGGCCAATGGCCTCTACGGGAGCTTGGGGGAACCCACCCAGGCCTTGGGCCGGCCCTCGGGAGCCCTGGGCAACTTCTCCCTGGAGCATGGAGGCCTGGCAGGCCCAGAGCAGTACCGAGAGCTGCGTCCCGGCAGCCCCTACGGTGTCCCCCCATCCCCCGCCGCCCCACAGAGCCTccctggcccccagcccctcctctccaGCCTGGTGTACCCAGACACCAGCTTGGGCCTTGTGCCCTCGGGAGCCCCCGGCGGGCCCCCACCCATGAGGGTGCTGGCAGGGAACGGACCCAGTTCTGACCTATCCACGGGGAGCAGCGGGGGTTACCCCGACTTCCCTGCCAGCCCCGCCTCCTGGCTGGATGAGGTAGACCACGCTCAGTTCTGA
- the LHX3 gene encoding LIM/homeobox protein Lhx3 isoform X1, translating to MSCAAEGHPLLCSSPGGCPGLVLAQGPLGRGGCVPLPARTGGFWRAHLCGLGQEAEISEIPLCAGCDQHILDRFILKALDRHWHSKCLKCSDCHTPLAERCFSRGESVYCKDDFFRRFGTKCAACQLGIPPTQVVRRAQDFVYHLHCFACVVCKRQLATGDEFYLMEDSRLVCKADYETAKQREAEATAKRPRTTITAKQLETLKSAYNTSPKPARHVREQLSSETGLDMRVVQVWFQNRRAKEKRLKKDAGRQRWGQYFRNMKRSRGGSKSDKDSVQEGQDSDAEVSFPDEPSLAEMGPANGLYGSLGEPTQALGRPSGALGNFSLEHGGLAGPEQYRELRPGSPYGVPPSPAAPQSLPGPQPLLSSLVYPDTSLGLVPSGAPGGPPPMRVLAGNGPSSDLSTGSSGGYPDFPASPASWLDEVDHAQF from the exons ATGTCCTGTGCTGCCGAGGGCCACCCACTGCTGTGTTCTTCCCCGGGTGGCTGCCCAGGGCTGGTGCTGGCCCAGGGCCCTCTGGGCAGGGGTGGGTGCGTCCCTCTGCCTGCAAGGACAGGTGGGTTCTGGAGAGCTCACCTGTGTGGACTGGGGCAAGAGGCTGAAATATCAG AGATCCCGCTGTGCGCCGGCTGTGACCAGCACATCCTGGACCGCTTCATCCTCAAGGCTCTGGACCGCCACTGGCACAGCAAGTGTCTCAAGTGCAGCGACTGCCACACGCCACTGGCCGAGCGCTGCTTCAGCCGAGGGGAGAGCGTTTACTGCAAGGACGACTTTTTCAG GCGCTTCGGGACCAAGTGCGCCGCGTGCCAGCTGGGCATCCCGCCCACGCAGGTGGTGCGCCGCGCCCAGGACTTCGTGTACCACCTGCACTGCTTTGCCTGCGTCGTGTGCAAGCGGCAGCTGGCCACGGGCGACGAGTTCTACCTCATGGAGGACAGCCGGCTCGTGTGCAAGGCGGACTACGAAACCGCCAAGCAGCGAG AGGCCGAGGCCACGGCCAAGCGGCCGCGCACGACCATCACCGCCAAGCAGCTGGAGACGCTGAAGAGCGCTTACAACACCTCGCCCAAGCCGGCGCGCCACGTGCGCGAGCAGCTCTCGTCCGAGACGGGCCTGGACATGCGCGTGGTGCAG gtTTGGTTCCAGAACCGCCGGGCCAAGGAGAAGAGGCTGAAGAAGGACGCCGGCCGGCAGCGCTGGGGGCAGTATTTCCGCAACATGAAGCGCTCCCGCGGCGGCTCCAAGTCGGACAAGGACAGCGTTCAGGAGGGGCAGGACAGCGACGCTGAGGTCTCCTTCCCTG ATGAGCCTTCCTTGGCGGAAATGGGCCCGGCCAATGGCCTCTACGGGAGCTTGGGGGAACCCACCCAGGCCTTGGGCCGGCCCTCGGGAGCCCTGGGCAACTTCTCCCTGGAGCATGGAGGCCTGGCAGGCCCAGAGCAGTACCGAGAGCTGCGTCCCGGCAGCCCCTACGGTGTCCCCCCATCCCCCGCCGCCCCACAGAGCCTccctggcccccagcccctcctctccaGCCTGGTGTACCCAGACACCAGCTTGGGCCTTGTGCCCTCGGGAGCCCCCGGCGGGCCCCCACCCATGAGGGTGCTGGCAGGGAACGGACCCAGTTCTGACCTATCCACGGGGAGCAGCGGGGGTTACCCCGACTTCCCTGCCAGCCCCGCCTCCTGGCTGGATGAGGTAGACCACGCTCAGTTCTGA
- the LHX3 gene encoding LIM/homeobox protein Lhx3 isoform X2, protein MEARGEPVPARESAGGDLLLALLARRADLRREIPLCAGCDQHILDRFILKALDRHWHSKCLKCSDCHTPLAERCFSRGESVYCKDDFFRRFGTKCAACQLGIPPTQVVRRAQDFVYHLHCFACVVCKRQLATGDEFYLMEDSRLVCKADYETAKQREAEATAKRPRTTITAKQLETLKSAYNTSPKPARHVREQLSSETGLDMRVVQVWFQNRRAKEKRLKKDAGRQRWGQYFRNMKRSRGGSKSDKDSVQEGQDSDAEVSFPDEPSLAEMGPANGLYGSLGEPTQALGRPSGALGNFSLEHGGLAGPEQYRELRPGSPYGVPPSPAAPQSLPGPQPLLSSLVYPDTSLGLVPSGAPGGPPPMRVLAGNGPSSDLSTGSSGGYPDFPASPASWLDEVDHAQF, encoded by the exons ATGGAGGCGCGCGGGGAGCCGGTCCCGGCCCGGGAGTCGGCGGGAGGCGACCTGCTGCTAGCACTGCTGGCGCGGAGGGCGGACCTGCGCCGAG AGATCCCGCTGTGCGCCGGCTGTGACCAGCACATCCTGGACCGCTTCATCCTCAAGGCTCTGGACCGCCACTGGCACAGCAAGTGTCTCAAGTGCAGCGACTGCCACACGCCACTGGCCGAGCGCTGCTTCAGCCGAGGGGAGAGCGTTTACTGCAAGGACGACTTTTTCAG GCGCTTCGGGACCAAGTGCGCCGCGTGCCAGCTGGGCATCCCGCCCACGCAGGTGGTGCGCCGCGCCCAGGACTTCGTGTACCACCTGCACTGCTTTGCCTGCGTCGTGTGCAAGCGGCAGCTGGCCACGGGCGACGAGTTCTACCTCATGGAGGACAGCCGGCTCGTGTGCAAGGCGGACTACGAAACCGCCAAGCAGCGAG AGGCCGAGGCCACGGCCAAGCGGCCGCGCACGACCATCACCGCCAAGCAGCTGGAGACGCTGAAGAGCGCTTACAACACCTCGCCCAAGCCGGCGCGCCACGTGCGCGAGCAGCTCTCGTCCGAGACGGGCCTGGACATGCGCGTGGTGCAG gtTTGGTTCCAGAACCGCCGGGCCAAGGAGAAGAGGCTGAAGAAGGACGCCGGCCGGCAGCGCTGGGGGCAGTATTTCCGCAACATGAAGCGCTCCCGCGGCGGCTCCAAGTCGGACAAGGACAGCGTTCAGGAGGGGCAGGACAGCGACGCTGAGGTCTCCTTCCCTG ATGAGCCTTCCTTGGCGGAAATGGGCCCGGCCAATGGCCTCTACGGGAGCTTGGGGGAACCCACCCAGGCCTTGGGCCGGCCCTCGGGAGCCCTGGGCAACTTCTCCCTGGAGCATGGAGGCCTGGCAGGCCCAGAGCAGTACCGAGAGCTGCGTCCCGGCAGCCCCTACGGTGTCCCCCCATCCCCCGCCGCCCCACAGAGCCTccctggcccccagcccctcctctccaGCCTGGTGTACCCAGACACCAGCTTGGGCCTTGTGCCCTCGGGAGCCCCCGGCGGGCCCCCACCCATGAGGGTGCTGGCAGGGAACGGACCCAGTTCTGACCTATCCACGGGGAGCAGCGGGGGTTACCCCGACTTCCCTGCCAGCCCCGCCTCCTGGCTGGATGAGGTAGACCACGCTCAGTTCTGA